The Apostichopus japonicus isolate 1M-3 chromosome 1, ASM3797524v1, whole genome shotgun sequence DNA segment AGCTTCGGAATGTCACACGTCAAGTATTTAACTCCGAAACGCAAGTCGCTCCATACTTTCACTTGTTTGCTTTCGGAAGAATCGCTAACCCGTGTATAGCGTACTCAGAGATCTCCCTAGAAACAAAAAAGAGTGGCGGGTGTATGGAAAAGAGGCCTAGAAAAGTAATCGAGGAGCATCTTTAGGTAAAATCGGTATCTACAACATTTTAAGTCAAGTTGGGTATGCTGATTCCAAAATTGGCGAATACTTCAAATAATTTATATGTATTAACCTTATAATATGTATAGAAACAAAATGGCCGCCGAAATAAATAATTTAGGGTCTACTGGTACCAAAAATGTTTATTATAGTACAAATCTAACCTTTTCAAGACGCATGTGGATATCGAAATATAACAATGGCATTTCCCAAATGATATCTTATGTTTTGTCCTTAAAATTTGCTTAAAAAACAACATGGCTTCCGTTTTCCCGTCAAAATCATTGTCTTCGGGTTATTAGTTTGTGGAAGGCGTAATAGCGTTAAACATATCGTTCAATACAATGTTGGTATGCCAAAACCAAAACTTATGTTTCTGAACATTGTTTGTCACGTTTTAACCCTCTAATCTGCATAAAAACAAATTGGCTACCATTTTGGCTACGAAATTCATTGATTTTAGGATAGTAGTTAGCATAAGGCTTAACtgtgttcaaaagaaaaaatttcAACACAATTTTCGCATGTTGTTGTCATGGTTCCTAAAAAGAATTGTACAGTTTTGACTTTCTTATTGCATACACATAAAATGGTGTGCCTTTTATAGACTGGTAGGATTTCTGGCATGACCATATTCTTAGATGAACATATTATATACACCTTCAAGGCAACTTGGTGAATCAGTTTGACATCGTTCTACTAGTTGTTTTACTTCGCTCTATTCAAGCATGCATTTTGGTCGAGGCTCTTACTACATCCACAAACTGCTGTACAGGGCAGTTTATTTTTGCGGCATTTGCAGCGGAGATTCCGGCATTGTATCTTACATGAACAAGAGATGGTTTCAAAACAAGCAGAAGGGGTGGGACTTATTAATACCCATGGTATCTGCTGTAGGGACTTCTGGTGTGGCAGTTTGCGAATTGGTATCCACCATTTTTGGATTTAGCACGCCCAAATTGACGTTAACAGTCAAGGATGCCGCTTTTACCAAAGAATACACCCCAGATTTCTATTTTCCAGAAATCCGCCTGGTCTGAAATCAATGTTGTACTACCTCTCCATGGTCTGTAACAGTATGACAATAAGCTGGGTAGAGAATAAAAGCTGTATAGAATTCGTTGTGCTTGGTATTGAGTGGCTGCTTGAGAGAGCCCAAATGAGTATTGCTAACATatgtaatattatttacatatttactatttctttctttatttttgaaTTGTATGTGATGTTCCGAGACTGTTTGGTTTGTTATTGTTAATCCAATGACTTAGCAAAACTGGACATCTGGTGTTAACTGGTCTTTATTGGCTGGGGATCCCAGTACGGTCCCATCACGGGGCTGCACTTATTTACTCTACATGAACAATTATGTGTACCAGAGCAGTCGTGCCCCcctactgccccccccccttgatcaACCGACCATATATCTCATTGCTTCCGCCCAGGAGCGCAAAGTATATATCTAAGTAGGTTCGTTATTGTTTCACACAGGCGATGGAACCTTTGGTGGAGAAGGGTTTGGCAAAATCCATTGGAGTCTCAAACGTGAACTTACAACAGCTTGGAGAGATCCTCAGGATTGCTAAAGTACCCTGTGTAAACAATCAGGTAAAGACTTCCAAACCGATACTTTAACCCTGTTTTAATGTCGTTAAAGAGAGACCAATATAACatggagggcgttgtggtcaagtggttaaggcagtggacttgtgatctaaggattacaggttcgagccctggccagatcattgcgttgtgtccttgggcaaggcgctttatctccattgcctctcttcacccaggtgtataaatggggacctgcgaggtaacttgtaaatatagttgcgtgcgccggtttgtggctgcaccctatgggaagtcccccgggggacacgtggttgtggtgcactgtggtgccccaggagagattgattgaattgtgcacactttggtgtgtgggtgtgacaagttaccaatgaccaggggttaataataatcagcgcaTTGAGACTTAcgtgtgtatttgcgctttataagaactgtgtattattattattattattattattacaatctGATtaaaggttgtggagttattgcaatgtaaatgTTTTCCCTTTTGATACCATAACCTTATTAACATTTATAAGATCAGCGCCAAAATGATAAGGGACACCTCCTCACTGCAATATATCTACAAAGTATGACAAATGTCCATCACTCTGTTGGTGAGTTCTTACGGttccaagcaagtgtcacagacgcacaaacacacatacCATATACTGACTTcactttgcttccagcaaggaactCAACAAAAAAAAGGTTCCTCTTGTACTTGTTTATTACCAAACTTGGTCTAATTGTTCCTTTTGACTGCCAAACTGTTGTGCGTCTGTTTTTATATCACTATTAATTCttgtcaatatttatttattttttatcttcacGAAGATCGAGAATCACCCATTCCTAGACCAGACTGGGTTGATAAAATTCTCTAAAGAGAATAACGTTTCCATATCAGCTTTTGGGCCTCTTGGATCACCGGAAAGACCATGGTGAGAGTAACACGCAAGCAACAATTGGAACAAGAAACATTCACCAATAAGTTCTGCTCTCTGACAAACTGCGTATCGAAAGAATGCACTAGTATATTCTAACAACTTCGTTACCCCTTTGTAGGTGACAAAGCGGTTAAcgttaaatataataataagatAAAGCTGTTATTTTAAAGGTTTATTCAAATTATACTATCAGAAAATACTTAACATAACTAAGATACTTACACCTTTGGCACTTTTATTGTGGTATTCtgatatattttgcaattttgttcATATTCATATTACTCATATTTTCCTATAAAGGGCGCCAGAAAACGACAAAAACCTACGAAATGATCCGGTTGTAAAGAAGATAGCAGACTCTCGCAAGTGTACTCCAGTACAGATATTAATAGCCTATAACCTCAGTCAGGGCCTGGTATGTGCGCCAAAGAGTACCTGCGTCGAAAGAATTGAAGAAAACTTCAAGGTGATTTCTTGGTGTTTGGTTCACACGTCTGCTCTTTGCAGCACATATAGCCTTCAAATTTTACTTCGAAGGGGTGCATGGCCAGAACATGTGCTTTTCGCAGATTTGAGAAAGGTGAAGTGCATGTGAACGGGCTTGATGTTTCAACTAGTTCAGGGGCGTCGAAGCCGGTACGACAGGTCCGGCGAACgacggaccaatattcacggcgccaaaaaaaaagaaaaaaaagtaggactaagaaaaaaaaatggcgaTGATTAGATACGTCCAACACgacagcatacagaaacgttgcacacaaagccgaagccaaagtaaATTTATCAGGTATTACATATGGAATTCCATGGTAGAGTCTCTAATACCGCCCTTATTTCTTTTCGGGGAAACGTTTCATTCCGTAGTttggattttattttttctgcAATTATTCAGAAGAAGCAATGTCGTCGTGTATTCTTTACGCTGCTTTGTGGCAAAACATTCACATGACATATTGAATAAAGACCTGATATGAGCTAACAATGCTTGAGAGTGAACTAATCAAATAGCTAAACAAAACTGACCTTACGATGATGGTATTATTCAATGTAACGCAGCAAAATTTATGTCTTATTTTCAAGTACCGTCCGtctcgttttcttttcttcagtcTCTTGATGTAAAGCTAACCACAGATGAAATCAATCAACTTGAAGGACTGGCTTGTAACTTTAGAGGCTTCTCGTGGGATTTGTAAGTATAACTAGGGATTTTCCTAATAAGTCCAAGGTTAAATAAAGGCGGGGTTACAACTTGAGTGGTGATTAATTCATTAACAGGAGGGTTCCAATTCTTCCACTGCATGATATCGATATCCGGGGCGTAGACGGGTGCTTTTActagatccggatcagatcTCGACGTCAGGATCTGATCCTGACGTCGAGATCACGGCTGTAGTATCAACGTTGTTCAGATCCCGATCTAATCCTCTTATTGTGATTCTGGCAGAGACCAGGATCTGTTCCGGATGTCGAGATCAATTTTGCAAATTAAACCCTCCAGCATCAACAGTGACCCGAGATATCCGGTGACCGCATTACGTCACATGCATCCTCACGTGAATTCCAGTCCTGTATCATAAATATGCTCTATCCTACGTAGATTAAATGAACGGGGGTCGTAAATAGTGTGGTATTTTCACCTTTAGGCTATGCAATCATGACAACAACAGTTTTGGAGGTTACGTACTACGCGATCCGCGGCCGCGCATGACACATTTTCAATCCGATTTTTTTACCTACATCCGGCGAAGagcggggcgggggggggggggggttgggtatGACTCAATGGTAAATGCGTTCCGGATAAATGCATCAGTTTACCCAATGGAGAGATGATCGTCTGATAATATCAGgggatctgatccggatctagtgtaaaagcacccGACACTATCCTTAACGATGAAGCAATATCTCAGGCAGCGTACTTAGCGAAGCACCCTTAGCAACCTAACGTATAATATTTGCTGATGAACTAGCAACACCACGGTAGTAAACACATTTACTTTACATGATAGGCTTACAGTATGTGTAAACTACACTACATTATAAAAGAATATTCAAATACATAAACTTGCAAAtgtatttttattcttctttcttcttcacaGCATGATCAAACACAAGCACTATCCTTTCTAAGGATTGTCGTCCTCGACCAGtttcaatttacatttttgtcTGAAAAATCTGCGTGTGGTGGAAGAATATAAgttactttaaataaaaaaccAGAAAAATCatatgtttaatttttgttGATAATAATTTACCTTGGTTTAGCCTGTTATACTAGTTCTTATCCTGTTTTATTGTGTAATGACATTGTTAGGGCGTCTACGCTTTTTTAGTGTTTCCTGctattttttcactgttttaagGTTGACTATTTTATTGTTTCGTTTGATTGATTTGTTGCTTTTTTATTCGATTTATATTAGATTTTGATTATATGTACAGCGCCTTCAGTTTGTTTTACATAGTAAGGCGCTTTATAAatctaatttattattattattattattattattatcaggtTACCAATTATTAAAAGAATGGCTTAAAAATTTGCAGTTAACAGTCAAGGAAGCCTCACCTTAATTGGATAACAATAATTTAAATGGTATTTATAATTGACAAAATGCTCCGCTAATGGCTTGCGTACACCTAAATATGAGGGCTAGTTGTACGCTTACAGTTTTAACATCATACGTATTCCTTGAATACAAACGAACATAAAATGATGGTTATTCTAAAGAAAGAGGTATTTTGCACATTGATTCGCTTAGACGTTCTTCGTTTGTTATAAATAAGAGATGGCTTCGGAAAGGATTTTGAGAAAGTTGGGTGCTTTGGGacatatgtatttatgttaatttgaaACCCCACCCCCTGGTAAACGCAATTCTATGTCACTGAATGATGGTAGTGGCGCTGTTTATAAATGATTCTGCAGAGTGATTTCGTCTTAGGAGTATTTCCTTGAAGGCAGTGACTATTTGGTCAAGACCTTACCATAATTTTACCGCCAAACCTTTTTGGCGTTTACCTATTTCATAATAAACCACTGAGACCGCTTAACGAATGCTTTGAGCCATATATTTGCAAGGTTTGGATGAAGGTAGAAAGGAATTATGATTCAGCGGAACCATTTCCATTGTAGATACCAATGTCTAGGTAGAAGAGTTTCGGTAAAAGAGTCTTCGGTCTCGAATTCAAGATGGGGTGCAACGTGTAAATTACATTTGTCCAATAGTTTTTGTATTATTAGCAAAAGTCACTTTCACTTTATTCGACCTTTGACCTGTCATTTTTCATTCTGAAGGTCATCGGGACGTAGCCCTAATTTTCACGGGGTAAATTCCTACCACGTTTGAACTTTTTGGCTCATACATCAATTCAATGTTTCCCTTGGAGTTATGGGAAATagtagtgatgatgatgacgacgacgacgacgatggcgatgatgaagacgatgatgatgatggtgaagtTTGCTAACAACATGACCATAATTAACTTGCTGCTGTTTTCGTATTGTATTTGTCTGGAGTTTTGTAGAGGGGTGGCACCTAGGAAATAGAATATCCTGGAACGGTAGCCTACAGTGCGGTGTGGGCGACTGGACGTACTTGAATGTTTGCAAAGACCgtacataaaaagaaaacttcaaTCTGATCTGAATGTGCAGCAATCCAGTCGGCTACATAGCCTACCAATCCAAGCTAATGAAAAGTTACCTGCAAGTCAAGGGAGTACCGCAAAAATGGCAAAACAATTAACTCCTTGGCTCATAACACTTACAATACCGAGTCGACTACTGGGTAAACCTCTCTGCCATTGGGAACCTAAACCAGCAATGGCTTTGATCATCAGTGGCATGATATTACACTGAAGTGGTGTGCACAGGATTTTGTAGGTGTGGGCAGGGGATTTGAATTTCCTCCGACTGATTTACGTAGGGGATGAACTTTGTGGAAAGTGCGAGAGGCGAATGAATTATTTTGTAAGGAGGGAGAGGATGCCTTGGAGTCactgaagcaaaaaaaaaagaatcaaatgttgcattttatATCATGTTGCATTTTAATTCTAAATATTCTAAGCATTCTAAGCATACATCCCAGTAAAATTGAATTCCACTGGCAGTCAGAAATGTATGTTCGTTATCTTAGATCGCTACAAGACAACTGCAGCTATAGTCCCCGGAACACCTAACCAGGGCTCAAAATACTAGTACATTTAATACCGTTCGCTTACATGTGTTTTGCTGCTTTAAAATCACTAGTAATAGGTTAGTGGTTCTATTTTCCGACGGTTGAATGCCAAAAAGAGAGCTTAACCCCGAAAGAACCATTTCCCCCGGCTAACGTTCAAATGTCAGTCCCCTTCCCTTTTTGTGCACGCCACTTATCAATCCAACAAACTAAATCCTGTCACGTCAACGTACCATAAAATATCGATCGATTTATTATCCGGCGATGAGATTTTTACCAGAACTACTCGCCCTAACTGCTTATTTTACGTTGGATTAATCTATGAAAGATATTATGCTTATATAAAACGGGTAAATATACGTAGATGCGATTGCTTGTAAAATGGGGTTAATATTAGtaatacattttattattaCAGAAATGTATGTTGTGTATTTTATATCATACAACGTGAGGTATCTGTTGAACTTTGCAAtaatatattttccatttttctgtATTTTCTGTGACTATTTGAAGAGTCTAAGTCTCTAAGACTTCTCTCATCAGGTGAATTATCGCAATTCTTCAATAGCACCAGTCACGCACGTCACACACAAAAGTATGTTGAGTGGAATCAATTGTTTTGTCctgtaaataaataattgaCTTAGCGAACAGCTTACAACTTGAGACAAACATCGAAACGATTGCTATGAAAATGCACGCTGTGGAAAATTTAAAGGTACTATTAGTTCCATATTTAAGATATATGGATAGGTGGTGGTGGTCAATTTTTGATTTATGTAACAAAGCGTATCCGTCTGTATGTTTGGGTAGCGTCTAGTATTCTCCGGTACAAATAAGGGTAGTTTGCATAACCAGGGGGGAATGTATAGTTTGTGAGTACAGGTCCTTCCGCTCAAAAAAGGGCAAAGAGACGCTGATAGGGTTTGCTCTTTAATGCACTGACAACGATTAACTGAagataataaaagaaataatacaCTAAATACATTTCTCAACTTTAATAAagacacaaagaaagaaaaaaatcaattgcaATACTTAATCACCAAGAAAAACATTTGAGCCAATCACCAAacctgaaaacaaaatataacacaGTCCCTAATGTATACTCAATAATCACATTTAAATTGTTCAAATCAAATGTAGCCAGATGGCTTTCCTTAAAGTCAAACGTGTGATCCCCGAACATGTGATCCCCGAACTTGAAATACATTAATAAGAGCATCACTATCACATTGCATTGCAACTGATCCACATCAGAACAATATCATTGTATGGACCTcaaattacacaattaactcGTTACATGCCCTTGAAAACATCATCATCGGCTCTCGACTGCATTGCCAAGTAAATTGCTTTATAAAATTTGATACGTAAACAGCCCCTACCCTTTTTCCTCACTGCTACTGAATTGAGAACAAATGTATAACTAAGTCATTCTCCCAAAGTTAAAAATATGCTTAGACAATCTATACATAAATGAAAGCCCCATGTCTGACAAGAACGAGAATAACTCATCTGATCCGTGGTTAAGCTCTTGGCATCCCAATTTTGCTAAAACGTATGTCATTTGTTCACACAGCTGGTTTAAACTTAATCAGACTTACGATATAGAAGGAGTTCGCGAAACACTTGTTCTCACTATTtagaccttcgacctccaccattAACAACTACATaagtattattttcaaattttgtctattattctctacatatcgtatggtttaatttcttttctaaGGTGTTGACAATCAGAAAATGGCgaaaaaacaattttgtttacgCAGGCACAAGTTTACATGATTAGGCACCTACCCACCGGTTGATCTGACTTGATCCGACATACGGTCTAgtacagggt contains these protein-coding regions:
- the LOC139963582 gene encoding aldo-keto reductase 1B-like → MEKNTYITLSNGQKIPSLALGTWQATGEKLRNALRAAIKCGYRHIDTAYMYQNETEIGQTLRELINEGAVKREDLFITTKLWSTFNQPGKVEDGFMLSLKALQLDYIDLYLMHTPTAVKYIDDKTLMPPAEDGGPGFALEDVHYIDTWKAMEPLVEKGLAKSIGVSNVNLQQLGEILRIAKVPCVNNQIENHPFLDQTGLIKFSKENNVSISAFGPLGSPERPWAPENDKNLRNDPVVKKIADSRKCTPVQILIAYNLSQGLVCAPKSTCVERIEENFKSLDVKLTTDEINQLEGLACNFRGFSWDFMIKHKHYPF